The following nucleotide sequence is from Desulfovibrio sp. ZJ209.
CGGCCTCGCGCCGCCTCAGGTATTCCGCGAGCGGGTGGATATTGGGGTTCCTGTACCAGAGCGTCACGGCAAAGCCGGCGTCCCTGAGGCGCAGCGCCGGCATGATGGCGCAGGGCCCGCAGCAGGCGTGGAGCAGGAGCGGCGTGCCCTCGCGCGGGGCGGGGGGCAGCTCCGGGCCGGCCCCCGGGGGCACCGCCGCGCTTGGGGCGCCCTCCGGGGCTACGGCTGGATGGAGATTTCCAGGCATTTGCCGAACAGTTGCTCCATGTCGCGCAGGGTGTCGCGCTTGTGGTTGAGCAAATAGAGGCCCAGCTCGCGCTCGGTCTCAAAGACACAGGTGGGGGCGTGGGTGTTCTGGAGGCGGCCGCGCAGGTCACGCAGGGCCTGGAGCGCGCGCCACTCCAGGTTGCGCCGAAGGCCCGTGCCACCGCAGGCCGGGCAGGGCTCCAGCGTGATGGAAAGCGCCGACGAGCCCATGCGCTGCCGCACCAGTTCCAAGAGGCCGAAGGAGCTCATGCGGGCCACGTCATGCCGTGCGCGGTCGTTCTTCATGGCCTGGCGCAGGGTCTTTTCCACCTCCACCACATGCTTCTTGTCACGCATCTCGATGAAGTCGATGACCACCTGCCCGCCGATGTCGCGCAGGCGCAGGTGGCGCGCGATGGCCTCGGCGGCCTCCATGTTGGTCTTGAAGGCCATGGCCTCGAAATTGCCCTTGCCCGAGATCTTGCCGGAATTGATGTCCACGGCCATGAGGGCTTCGGTCTGGTCAAAGACGAGGCGGCCGCCCGAGGGCAGCACCACCTCGCGCGAATAGATCTGCTCCAGCTGGCGGCGCAGGTTGAAGCGGTCCCACAGGGACTGGCGGAAATCGTCATAGAGGCGCACGAGATCCTTCTTGCGCGGGAAGAGCAGGCTCACCATGCCGCGCACGTTCTCGGCCTCGGCCTCGTTGTCCACCCAGATCTCGCCCACGTCTTCGGTGAGGTAGTCGCGCACCGCGCGCTCGGAAAGGCCCGGCTCCTGATGCACCAGCGCGGGCGCCGCCACCTCGGTGGCCTTCTTGCGGATGTCCTTCCAGAGGCGCTTGAGATACTGGAGGTCGTTCTTGAGCGTGGCCTTGGTGGTGCCGGCGCTCACCGTGCGCACGATGACCCCGAGGCCGCTGCCCGGGTCGATGCCGTTCATCATCTCGCGCAGGCGGGCGCGCTCCTCCTCGTCGTTGACTTTGCGCGAGACGCCGATCTGCTCCTGCCCGGGCGTGAGCACGAGAAAACGCCCGGCCAGCGAGAGCCACGTGGTGAGGAAGGCGCCCTTGTTGCCCGTGGGCTCCTTGACCACCTGCACGAGCACTTCCTGCCCGGCCTTGAGCACCTTCTGGATGGGCGGGAATTTCTTGCCCTTGGCGGGCTCGTGCGGCGCGAGCCAGTATTCGGGGTGCACCTCGTCGATCTGGAGAAAGCCGTTCTTGCCGGTGCCGTAGTTGACGAAGGCCGCCTGCAGGTTGGCGTCGATATTGTGGATGACGCCCTTGTAGATATTGCCCTTGAGCTTGCGCTGGTGGAGCATGTCCAGATAATACTCGAGGAGGACGCCGTTTTCCGCCAGCGCCACTTCCACCTGCTCCCCCGGGAGCACGCTGATGAACATGCGCTTGTTGGCCGGGGTTGCCTTTTCGCGCGGCTTTTTGGCGCCGCTTTTTTTGGCGGTGCCGCTGTCGCGGGATTCGGCATCGGCAGCCTCCGCGCCCTCCTGCCCTTCAGCGGGGCCGGCCGGGGCGCCCTCTTCCTGAGCCTCGGGGGCCGCTTCCGCCCCGGGCTCCTGCGCCTTGGCGGCATCGTTCTGGCCTTCAGGCGCGCGGTTCTTTTGGCCGCGCCCGCGCCCCCCGCGCCGGCCGCGCCGGCTCTTGCGGCGCGCAGGCTCGCCGGCCTCGGCCCCGGCGGATTCAGCTGCGCCCGTTTCGGCCACGGGGGCTTCAGCGCCGGCAACTTCAGGCGCCCCGGCATCGCCCATGCCGGGGGCGGCTTCCGCCTGCGGGGCCGGAGCCTCAACCGAAGCCCCTTCCCGGGCAGCGCGCCCCCTGCGGGGCTTCCGGGCCGGCGTTGCGGCCCCGGCCGGTTCCGCGCCATCAGCTTGGGGCTGTGCCCCTTGGGGGCTCTCTTCCGCCGGGGCCGAAATTTCAGCGACGGCCGCGCTCTTTGTGGGGCGACCGCGCCTGCGGGGCGCCGGCGCCTCGGCCTGGGCGGCCGTATCGGCTCCCCCGGCGGCCTCACCGACGGCTTGCGGGCGCCGACCGCGGCGCTGGCCTCGTGCCGGCTTTTCCGCTTCCTGCACGGGAGCCTCGGGTGCAGTTTCCCCGGGGGCCGAAGGGGCCGTTTCAGCGGCGGCCGCGCTCCTGCCACGTCCACGCGGGCGGCCGCGTTTGGGCGCGCCGTTTTCCGGCGTTGCGTTCTCCGCGCCCGCGTCAGGCGCCTGCGCGCTGGCTGTCTCCCCCGGCTTTGCGCGGCCGGGCCTGCCGCGCCTCTGGGGCGCCGCCCCGCCGGCGGCCGCAGTGTCCATGGCGGCGCTGTCCGCGGCGTGGGTCGCGCGCCGGGGCGCGCGCCGGCGCGGGCGCGGGATCTCTTCCGCGCCCTGGGGGGCGCTCTCGGCGGGAAGTTGCTGGCTGGAGATTGGGGTTTCAGGGCTCGACGGGCTGGGGAAATCTTGCTCGGAAGTCATGCAGTTCCTTATATGTGGGCGCCCGCAAGGCGCCCGGAAAAATTTGCGAAGCCGGCTTTCGGCAGCGCGGCCAATGCCCTCGCGCCGGAAACGTGCGCCGCGCGGCGCCGCCGGTTTCGCCGCCAAGCATACGTTGTTTCAGAAAATATGCAAGGCGCGGACGCCCCCTGCCCCGGCCGCGGCGCTTGCCAGTGCGCCGCGCAGAGCGTAGAGGACGGGCATGGATATTGCGGAACACGAAGCATGGTTCGAGAGCTATGCGCAGGAGCAGCGCGCCCTCGAGACCGGCGATGCGGGCCCCATAGACCTCAAGCTCCGGCACACCCGCGAGGTGCTGGCCACGGCGCGCGCCATCACCGCCGAAAGCGGCCCGGAGCCCGGGCTTGCGCGCGCCTGCCACCTCGCGGCGCTCTATCATGACGTGGCGCGCTTCGAGCAATACCGCCGCTACCGCACCTTCCGCGACCGGGAATCCTGCAATCACGGCCTCATGGGGGTGAAGATCCTCAAGCGCGAACGCCGCCTTGACGATGAAAGCCCGGCCCTGCGCCGGCGCGTGCTCACGGCCGTGGGCCTGCACAACCGTTTCATGCTGCCCCCGGCGCTCCCGGAGGACGCGGCCCTGGTGACGCATGTGGTGCGCGACGCGGACAAGCTGGACATCCTCCGGGTGATGCACGAAAACCTCAGCGGACCCAAGCCTTACCACCCCACCGTGGTGCTGGGCCTTCCCGACGACCGGGCCCTCGTGAGCACCACGGTGCTTGGCGCCGCCCGCGAAGGACGCGTGGCCTCCTATTCCGATCTTACGAGCGTCAACGACCTGCGCGTGCTCCTCGGGAGCTGGCTCTTTGACATGCACTTTGCCGCCAGCCGGCGCCAGTTCGCCGCTGCCGGCCATGCCCGGCGCCTCATTGAGGACCTGCCGGAAGACGCGCCTTACGGCGCCATCCGCGCGGAACTCCTCGCCCGGCTGGCCGCTGTGGCCGCCGCCCCGGCCCCGCCCGCGGGCACTTGTTGAGGCGCCCGGAAAAATGCCGCAAAAAAACCGCAGGCTCCCTGAAACCTGCGGTTTTTTTCAGCATTGGACTGCTGGCGGCTACATGAGGTAGTCGCCGCGGTTGAATTTGAATTTTTCCGTGGCGGTCAGCACTTCCAGTTCGTTGAGCAGGCTGTCGAGCCCGGGGTTCTTGCCCCGGACGCCGGCGGTATCCGCCCTGATCCGCGTCACCTCGCTGTCTATGCCCTCAAGCAGGGCGTAGGCTTCGCGCAGGGAGCTGTCGGTCGGGGACGAGCCCAGGGTCTTGGCGTAGGTATCCCACATATCAAGGGTGCCGGAGGCCTGGTCAAAGGCCGCCTGGAACACCGCGGTATCCGGGTCCGTCGCCTCGCTCGCGCCGACGCCGTTCAGCATGATCTGGCTGAAGAGCGCAGCCTGCGCGCCCGGAGGAAGCGGGCTTGTGGCCGCCGCGCCGGCGTCCTGGCCGGCCAGTTGCTCGGTCAGGAGGGCATCGAAGACACCGGGCTGGGCCGCGGTTTTGCGGGTGCCCTGCGCCTGTTGCTCCTGTACGCGCAGCAACGCTTCCAATTGTTCGGCATTTATTTCCATAGTCGCCTCCAGGGTTGGCGTTTCCCGGCAATGTGCAATAAGCCTGCCAAGAAGGCGCCGGCCGCAAGACGGCATTTTTCAAGACTTTTTCAAAAAAGGCGCCGGCAATTTCTGCCCGGCGCGGGCGTGCGGCACCCGCCGGGGGCGCTTCCGCGCTGTGCTTTGCGCCCATGTCTTCCTGGCACAGTCTAGCTTCAAGCCGGGCACTTGTCTATTTTTTCAAAAGCCCCTATCCTTATCTATATTCGGACGTTGAATCCCAAAGGCCCGGCGCGCCCGCGCGGGGCCACGCCGAGGAGGATGCCATGGCCAAGAAGGAAATCAAGAAGATCCTGTGCGCGGTGGACCTTTCCGACCATAGCAAGGATGTGGCCGCGTATGCCGCCATGCTGGCCAAGGGCATGGGGGCCAGCGTCATCGTGGTCTATACCGCGCCCTCGCTGAGCCAGTATGTGGGCTTCCATGTGCCGCCCAACACCATCGAGAATTTCGTCGGCGAGATCGTCACCGGCGCCGAAAAGTCCATGGAGGCCTTTGTGGCCGAAAACTTCTCGGGCATCGAGGCCCGCGGCCAGGTGCTCATCGGCTACGCCGCCGAGGAGATCCTCAACCGCGCCCACGAGGAAAAGGTGGACATCATCGTCATGGGCACCCACGGCAGGAAGGGCATCGACCGCATCCTGTTCGGCTCCGTGGCCGAAAAGGTGGTCAAGAACGCCGACATGCCCGTGCTCACCATCCGGCCTTCCGAAGCCCCCAAGGCCTGACACGTTCCCCCAGCCGGGAGCGACCCGGGGCCTCAGGGGCTTTCCGGGGCGCTCCCGGCATCGCCGCCAAGTGCGCCGCTTCTCATCGAGGTCATCATGTCCGCACCATCGGTCCTTGAGCGCATCCGGGCGCTGGACGCCTATGCGCCGGGGCTTTCCATCGCCGAGATCCGGCGCCGCCACGGCCTCGCCAAGGTCATCAAGCTCGCGAGCAACGAA
It contains:
- a CDS encoding Rne/Rng family ribonuclease, translating into MGDAGAPEVAGAEAPVAETGAAESAGAEAGEPARRKSRRGRRGGRGRGQKNRAPEGQNDAAKAQEPGAEAAPEAQEEGAPAGPAEGQEGAEAADAESRDSGTAKKSGAKKPREKATPANKRMFISVLPGEQVEVALAENGVLLEYYLDMLHQRKLKGNIYKGVIHNIDANLQAAFVNYGTGKNGFLQIDEVHPEYWLAPHEPAKGKKFPPIQKVLKAGQEVLVQVVKEPTGNKGAFLTTWLSLAGRFLVLTPGQEQIGVSRKVNDEEERARLREMMNGIDPGSGLGVIVRTVSAGTTKATLKNDLQYLKRLWKDIRKKATEVAAPALVHQEPGLSERAVRDYLTEDVGEIWVDNEAEAENVRGMVSLLFPRKKDLVRLYDDFRQSLWDRFNLRRQLEQIYSREVVLPSGGRLVFDQTEALMAVDINSGKISGKGNFEAMAFKTNMEAAEAIARHLRLRDIGGQVVIDFIEMRDKKHVVEVEKTLRQAMKNDRARHDVARMSSFGLLELVRQRMGSSALSITLEPCPACGGTGLRRNLEWRALQALRDLRGRLQNTHAPTCVFETERELGLYLLNHKRDTLRDMEQLFGKCLEISIQP
- a CDS encoding HD domain-containing protein — its product is MDIAEHEAWFESYAQEQRALETGDAGPIDLKLRHTREVLATARAITAESGPEPGLARACHLAALYHDVARFEQYRRYRTFRDRESCNHGLMGVKILKRERRLDDESPALRRRVLTAVGLHNRFMLPPALPEDAALVTHVVRDADKLDILRVMHENLSGPKPYHPTVVLGLPDDRALVSTTVLGAAREGRVASYSDLTSVNDLRVLLGSWLFDMHFAASRRQFAAAGHARRLIEDLPEDAPYGAIRAELLARLAAVAAAPAPPAGTC
- a CDS encoding universal stress protein; its protein translation is MAKKEIKKILCAVDLSDHSKDVAAYAAMLAKGMGASVIVVYTAPSLSQYVGFHVPPNTIENFVGEIVTGAEKSMEAFVAENFSGIEARGQVLIGYAAEEILNRAHEEKVDIIVMGTHGRKGIDRILFGSVAEKVVKNADMPVLTIRPSEAPKA